The Biomphalaria glabrata chromosome 6, xgBioGlab47.1, whole genome shotgun sequence genomic interval TAAATGTTTGCGTAGCAGTGTTAGTTAAGTCAAATCAATAACGCATTATCTGTACTATACGACCTCCAGGTATATGTACATGGggaatatacacatttttaaattcacttttttgtgtgtcaaatacaaataaggttatttatttatacttttaaagcctaccttacttttgtttttataacgatttcaaaataaaatggacATTTTGTCGTTGcttcaaaataaaacaaggaacataaaaaatatttttttaaagaaaaacagttCCTTCTTTACGTAGTTAATGACTTTTATAAAGGCGATTAGTTTGCTCGTAAGATGGgaacattaaaagacagtagtctagaTTAGAATATTGGATTTATGGTGCAggagattctagtttggtgataagCAATAAGATacagacggtgcgcaaaatgttcctgaacgaCTTATTTATTTAGCTCTTTAATACATACGGGGAAATCCGCTGACGAAAgtgtgttcaagatatagattgtctagatcgtaagacaaaatttaatttcGGACTCTAATAACATTTCGAAAATTTACAATGGTTTATCGCAAATTAGCTAGTAACTTTTTCCCTAAAGATAAACATCAACTGaaaaaatttctaggaaaatcgttagagccttttTCGCGATCTGTGTCCACCCATCAGGgtttaaggtttttttttggcttttttttttaaactaataaaaaatgtacaagctgataattgaaaaaaaaaaaaaaaaaaaaaaggacgctGACCAGATGCAGCTGGAGAGATATCATCTGAAGGAGTTCATtctatttcaaatatttctgACCACTTAGGAAAGCAAAACTAATATTCAGAAACCTTAAActttatgaaatttaaaattaaaatctccaCAACGAATGTGTTTCAAGTGTGTTATAAAATTTGAGAAAACTTAACATGAACATTTTGTCAACATTACTCCCACATTATTTAAAGTTGTAGGATTATATTTcgatagaattttattttctaaaaataatcattttgaaGTAGAAACTATATTTACTAAAACCATATttcatgttaattttttaaagactattAGACATTGTTACATCCTAATTCAAATATCTCAACCGCACTAATGTTATACTAAAAGTATGTAAACCAAAACAGGTCAGGAGGTTGTTAAATTCAACTGTTTCAAAAATTACGACgagaaaaacaattattttattattctagccgttcatttaaaaaataaaatagttacgTCCTACGTCTATCCATGCGTGAAGCTAATCGTTCATGTTTAATGACATATTTAAACTTAGTTCTTTCGTTTCACAGTCTGATTCGAGCAACCCGTTCAGTGCTTCAGAAAATAAGAAGATCTAATATGGATGTGTACTTACATATGgaaaaagaaatattcattTATTGACATCATTTCGTATCAAATGTGTTTATTGACAAAATACTTACTGGCGTATAAAAGTATTCTCTTCAGAACAATTGGTTCAAAGAATTACTTATTGCGTCTTAACCTTTATcctttcaaatttttttaaagaaaatgtcaTATGCCATGAATCTCAGTTCCCAGGAAGTTCTATTTCAAAGTCTTATGACAGATGATGAGTACATAGTATTTGAAGGGTTGATGAGTCTCATTCGTTCGTGTTTAGCGTTGCTTGGGATTGTGGGAAATACCATCAACGTCTTGACGTTTATTTCCATGGGGATCAAAGACGGAGTCACGACGTCATTTATGTTGTTGGCATTGTCCGACGCTTCGTATCTGGTCACTGTCATTGCCAGAGCTGCAGCCTTTGCATTCATGGTGTCTGAAATATTGTCAGATTATCAAACGTGGTACCCGGTGGAGCCCTATGGGGTGTACAAGTTTTCCGGCCATTCAGGCAGAATTCCTTATATCCTTTCAAACCTGATCACGACCCTAGTTTCGGTCACGAGGTGTCTTTGTGTGGCCTGGCCAATAAGATTCAAATATACCTTTAGCAGAAAACTCGCCCTGGCTTTGGTCTTTTTGTTTACTATGTTTGCTGTGGTGACATTTTTTCCAGTCCTGCTTTTCATGGGTATGACTTGGCAGTTTGACCCTAGGCTGAACACCTCCAGACCTGCTTTGTGGATGTCTCCTCTGAGGGAACAAGTCAAGGACGTGGTCTGGACTGGGAGAGACGCTCTCTTGCCTTTCATCACACAGGTCATCATGATAACTTGCGTGGTAATCATGAACAAACATCTTAAATCATCTTACCGATTTCGACATCGTGATGATAATCATACGTCAAAAAACACCTTGTCTCCAGCATCGCTCTCTGTTAGGAAGAAGACTTTTCAGCAACCTAAACATCCGAAACCTGAGCTTACTGGGAAAGACTTGCAGGTCTTGCACCAAGTGCTGCTTATTACCAGCGTGTACATCGTCTGCAACACTCCGACCATTCTTATCAACATCACCAGCTTGCTGGAGCGGAAACTCTCTATAGACCTCTACTACCGAAACATCTATTTGTCAGTGACAGGATGCAAACATCTGTTTCAAACCATCAACTCCAGTTTTAGTGTACTCGTCTACTACAAGTACAGCTCGAGATACAGACAGCATTCAATCCTCAATTGATTCCTTTACATTGATGAAAAAATGTTAGCAAAATagccataatttaaaaaaaagttgtatagtATCAGTAGATACAAACTCTCTCTCAGCTAGACATTAATGTTCCATTATTTctcattacatttttaatagtaaatattttttgtcacaaattattttcttttttattatatattagtgaAAAAGAAAAGCATCTAGTAAAATAATAATGGATTTAGACTTTGTCACTTAGTTATAGTTCACAAAGAAATGTTTAGCGGTACTTCATGTTAGTAACTTATAGTTCATGTCCCAAACTTGATATTCAACATTTCTTACCGTGTAttgaattatttataataacGTTTCCATCTACCGTTTATTAATGGCCGGAATatcccatcttttttttttttaactttcaataAACGGTCTGCATGTTAACATTACCATAACAAACTTTTTAGCCTGTGGATTCTAGTATCTGTTACATTGGATTGAAACGGCCTGCTCTCTTTCCCTCTGATATAacctatttgttttgttttttaattgcttgTGTTTGGGATCATCATGTAACCTACTTTGAACAGTAATGTTAAGGATAAGTCCAACATTTGGGCAGGTCAACCTCGAATAATTCTGGCTATAAACTACATGGAGATTATTTCAATTATAACTAGTAATCATAACAtgttaaatagtttgtttttatgaCCTTGTGCGTACTTTTAAACAGACTTGATTAGTACCATGGGCGTATTCAGGATGGACAGGAAAGAGGGGGAGGGGCAAATTTTGTTCCATTGCACACAGACACATGTAATCAAAATGTAcctaataaatgtttattacatacaGTCCATTAGtccatggccaggggtgtcaatggggttaagctcccattgtctataaaatactcctaatggcatgcgtctcaaatagcctctgacaaataagtccagcacctggcctgctcgtgtggcttagatattaagcccggcgaaactgctcttactaacaggtgaaggggtgaaggcggatacctggcgccacaaaaccgggagcttcgggcagatggagctcgtcagcctagtaaggcagttcatctaggagaggggtactctgacttcaaacccccgctgccttgcggtactgaggcttcaggagaaaacctcgaggagaaatcaggagtgaagccccttaggcgttgggagtatcagctgcgaaattccctccggcagcttctgcaactgagttggtgccaaatgtaatgcgatgcgttcctttggatcacatcagcaaggttgagagagggatcatgacgcatgggccacccatgacccctttatccaaggcccaggaatgcgccccggagaggaaactctggtgctgctgcaaagcggctaaaacaacacgggagacaacagttacgggttataagtccaacttgattggcgtaatgtatggacgccacgggttgtctctgacggtgggagaggtcttcgcgcctcactgatcagctaccgcccgcctcaacctgggcagccaccagtcagttaggtgctgatccgccacagcctgcctgctctaatgggtgcttagagcttagtttaaaacgacaagtaggctggaaacttgcaccaagcaacaaaagaagaaaaattaaactgataaagaaaatccctgtcatgcgactggccacttggaatgtcaggacaatgtgtcctggtctcactgatgatctaaggcagatcgacgatgcaaggaagacggcagttataaacaacgagctaaaaaggctacatatcgacattgcagccctgcaagaaacccgactggccagtgcttttaaatccctggaagacggaatatacatccatagcagatccgatggaaggctctaacctggcacgtcttaaagccaaaacgaaaaggcgtcgtatcttgataagggagctgctgtttgccgatgacgcggcactcgtatctcactcacaaggaggtctacagaagctagtgaacgccttagcagctgcttgtcaagagtttagccttactataagtctctccaagaccgaaatcctggcacaagaagtcgcagaaatacctataatacaaattgggaaccacaccctttcagtggtgcaggaatttacctacttgggttcaacaattgtcagtaacctagacttagacatcgagctgacaaaaaggataagaaaagctaccacagcattggcaaaactctccaagcgcgtctgggaaaatggtaaattgaccacagcgaccaaaatcctagtctacaacgcctgtgttgtgagcactctcctttatggcagtgagagctggtcaaaatacatgtaccaagagcacagattgaatagtttccacttgcgctgcctgagacgcataatgggcatctcttggagggaccatgtctccaatcaggaagttttaagattggccaatatgaacagcatgtatgctctcctgacacaaagaagattacgctggttcggacatgtcacccgcatgccagatggcagaatcccgaaagatatcttatatgctgagcttgtggaaggagtcagacccaagggccgcccaagactaacatatagagatgtctgcaagcgagacatgagagcctcaggcatcagcgaaagtatgtgggaaaacagccaaagaccggagtgcatggagacagactgtgcgtgctgagacaacccttgctgagaacaaaagaattgaagcggctttaatcaagagggataaaaagaaagctgccctgtctgctagccctaaatcagaggcatacacatgtacgaattgtggcaaagtctgccgttctagaattggcttgattagccacaccagattctgccccgtctcaagattaagccaaaaccagtgactcatttgggcgcatccattgcctttcgagacaaaaggagccatatatacataataacgtTTCCATCTAGCTCGTGCTTTCAGGTTCATGCCAAGAGTTGTTTCATGCACCTTCTATTGTACACTAATGGAAGAATAACACATACTTCCTGCATAGGTTTGATTTCCTCATCGATAGATAATAATAACCCATGACATATACaaatgcagaatggaagacttaCGCA includes:
- the LOC106068036 gene encoding uncharacterized protein LOC106068036, which translates into the protein MNLSSQEVLFQSLMTDDEYIVFEGLMSLIRSCLALLGIVGNTINVLTFISMGIKDGVTTSFMLLALSDASYLVTVIARAAAFAFMVSEILSDYQTWYPVEPYGVYKFSGHSGRIPYILSNLITTLVSVTRCLCVAWPIRFKYTFSRKLALALVFLFTMFAVVTFFPVLLFMGMTWQFDPRLNTSRPALWMSPLREQVKDVVWTGRDALLPFITQVIMITCVVIMNKHLKSSYRFRHRDDNHTSKNTLSPASLSVRKKTFQQPKHPKPELTGKDLQVLHQVLLITSVYIVCNTPTILINITSLLERKLSIDLYYRNIYLSVTGCKHLFQTINSSFSVLVYYKYSSRYRQHSILN